In a genomic window of Candidatus Competibacteraceae bacterium:
- a CDS encoding glycosyltransferase, with the protein MQMPMTEIILPVHNGLSLLRDGLDAVLAHTSRRASRLSIVDDASDPVTAAWLRERAAAEPQWITLRRQDENLGFLATCNQAMAQGDSAYVVLLNSDVLVSPGWLERLLACAEGDLRLAAVNPLSNRADNIDLPMAPGASYLAMNEYLASQRQGRCHDVVTGVGFCLLLRRSALKQVGLFDPCYGHGYCEESDLCMRLIAAGFRTVVAEDVYVYHRGGGSFSDGHARYLHNRRLFDRRWGQDYRRQFRAFRRADPLRPVRRLFALPSRWEPTSAVWQGARELLAEWRGRRSLQKLARLSVRHTLRVVAARRPCPRRALAQRLTPPGRLRVTYVLDRLVVAGGVLSVLQLVNELIRLGVEARVAALYEDPLIHDWRPLYTRPLIYRNARALLAECPDSDLVFATHWNTVDWVHRLLQTGRTRAAGYLIQDYEPWFFPDTAAAQRERVKAGYRLLPHRIVMSDWLRGRLAEDGHDSHKIPLGMDLGQFYPRPTARGPQPVVLAMARPGTPRRGFPATIAALAAVKQARPEVEIVLFGDRFLDRWRIPFPFRNEGLVIRQDRLAELYSGADIFLDGSEFQGFGRCALEAMACGAACVLTDLGGVLEYARHEDNALLTPPGHAEAMAAAILRLLDDAPLRCRLTAQGFTTAARYCHRREARDTLAWIEQRLTAGATA; encoded by the coding sequence ATGCAAATGCCGATGACCGAGATCATCCTACCGGTTCATAACGGCCTGAGCCTGTTACGTGATGGCCTAGACGCGGTGCTGGCCCATACATCGCGCCGCGCCAGCCGGCTTTCGATCGTGGACGATGCCAGCGATCCGGTCACCGCCGCTTGGCTGCGCGAGCGCGCCGCCGCCGAACCTCAATGGATCACGCTGCGGCGGCAGGATGAGAACCTCGGCTTTCTGGCCACCTGCAATCAGGCCATGGCTCAGGGCGATTCCGCTTATGTGGTGCTGCTGAACAGCGATGTGCTGGTCAGTCCGGGCTGGCTGGAGCGCTTGCTGGCCTGCGCCGAAGGCGATCTTCGTCTGGCGGCGGTCAACCCGCTCAGCAACCGCGCCGACAACATCGACTTGCCGATGGCGCCCGGCGCCAGCTATCTGGCGATGAACGAGTATCTGGCGAGCCAGCGCCAAGGCCGCTGTCACGATGTAGTCACCGGGGTCGGCTTTTGCCTGTTGCTGCGCCGCAGCGCCTTGAAACAAGTGGGATTATTTGATCCTTGTTACGGACACGGCTATTGCGAGGAGTCCGATCTATGCATGCGGCTGATCGCCGCCGGCTTTCGCACCGTGGTGGCGGAAGATGTCTACGTTTACCATCGCGGTGGTGGCTCGTTCAGCGACGGTCACGCCCGCTACCTGCACAACCGACGGCTGTTCGACCGCCGTTGGGGTCAGGACTACCGACGGCAATTCCGCGCCTTCCGCCGCGCCGACCCGCTGCGACCGGTGCGCCGCTTGTTCGCCCTACCCTCGCGCTGGGAGCCGACTTCGGCGGTCTGGCAAGGCGCCCGCGAACTGCTGGCGGAATGGCGCGGCCGACGCTCGCTGCAAAAACTAGCCCGCCTGAGCGTCCGCCATACGTTGCGGGTGGTGGCCGCGCGCCGGCCTTGCCCGCGCCGGGCGCTGGCGCAGCGCTTGACGCCGCCCGGACGGCTGCGCGTGACTTATGTGCTGGATCGGCTGGTGGTGGCCGGCGGCGTGCTGTCGGTGCTGCAACTGGTCAACGAACTGATCCGGCTCGGCGTCGAAGCGCGGGTGGCGGCGCTGTACGAAGATCCGCTGATCCACGACTGGCGCCCGCTCTACACCCGGCCGTTGATCTATCGCAACGCCCGCGCCTTGCTCGCCGAATGCCCCGATAGCGACTTGGTGTTCGCCACCCACTGGAACACGGTGGACTGGGTTCACCGGCTGCTGCAAACCGGGCGGACCCGCGCCGCCGGCTATCTGATTCAGGATTACGAGCCCTGGTTTTTTCCCGATACGGCCGCAGCGCAACGGGAACGGGTGAAAGCCGGCTACCGGTTGCTGCCCCACCGGATCGTCATGTCGGATTGGTTGCGCGGCCGGCTGGCGGAGGACGGCCACGACAGCCACAAGATTCCCTTAGGGATGGATTTGGGCCAATTCTATCCGCGCCCGACCGCGCGCGGCCCGCAACCGGTGGTGCTGGCCATGGCCCGACCCGGCACCCCGCGCCGGGGGTTTCCGGCGACCATCGCCGCGCTGGCGGCGGTCAAGCAGGCTCGACCCGAGGTGGAAATCGTGCTGTTCGGGGACCGCTTCCTCGACCGCTGGCGCATTCCTTTCCCCTTCCGCAACGAAGGCTTGGTCATCCGCCAGGACCGGTTGGCCGAACTCTATTCCGGGGCCGATATCTTTCTGGACGGTTCGGAATTTCAGGGTTTCGGGCGCTGCGCGCTGGAGGCGATGGCCTGCGGCGCGGCCTGCGTGCTGACCGATCTCGGCGGCGTGCTGGAATATGCCCGCCATGAGGATAATGCCCTGTTGACGCCGCCCGGCCACGCCGAGGCTATGGCCGCCGCCATCCTGCGCCTGCTGGACGATGCTCCGCTCCGTTGCCGCTTGACTGCCCAAGGCTTCACTACGGCCGCCCGCTACTGTCACCGCCGGGAAGCGCGCGACACGCTGGCTTGGATCGAACAACGCCTGACCGCTGGAGCCACCGCATGA